From Aquificota bacterium, one genomic window encodes:
- the ccsB gene encoding c-type cytochrome biogenesis protein CcsB, with translation MREVYFEKTTERSYGFLLWVLLFLVGAGLGFIKIDNTFWYKSATLAYALSSIIYLSTVLLRDRTIQRLASFSLFLGLMLNLAGMVRRTIQTYELGVPHPPWSNLFEALTFWSFVVGFIYLFLEKKYHIRLLGAIVVLVVFSLSAFAIFYASKEIVPLMPALRSYWLYLHVVTAFIGYAGFTVGFGGAVLYLLKDKFPNMPLPSKEVLDEITYKSIVIVFPIWTASIILGAAWANEAWGGYWSWDPKEVWALIVWLFFGAYLHARQMLGWKGKRTAWMVVFGFITVLICFFAVNLFFPGLHSYATD, from the coding sequence ATGAGAGAAGTATACTTTGAAAAGACAACGGAAAGGTCCTATGGCTTTCTTTTATGGGTTCTTTTGTTCCTTGTTGGTGCAGGGCTTGGGTTTATAAAAATAGACAATACCTTTTGGTATAAGTCTGCCACCTTAGCCTATGCTTTGTCTTCTATCATATACCTAAGCACAGTCTTATTAAGAGATAGGACTATTCAACGCCTTGCTTCCTTTAGCCTTTTCCTCGGGCTTATGCTCAATCTGGCTGGAATGGTCAGAAGAACTATACAAACCTATGAACTCGGTGTTCCACATCCACCTTGGAGCAATCTCTTTGAAGCCTTGACCTTTTGGAGCTTTGTGGTTGGTTTTATATACCTGTTCCTTGAAAAGAAATACCATATAAGGCTTTTGGGTGCTATAGTGGTTCTGGTGGTTTTTTCTCTTTCTGCTTTTGCCATCTTTTATGCTTCAAAGGAGATAGTGCCTCTTATGCCAGCCCTTAGAAGCTATTGGCTTTATTTACATGTAGTTACAGCCTTTATAGGATATGCTGGCTTTACGGTGGGTTTTGGTGGGGCAGTTCTTTATCTTCTAAAGGATAAATTCCCCAACATGCCCTTACCATCAAAAGAAGTACTTGACGAGATAACCTATAAATCTATAGTTATAGTCTTTCCTATATGGACTGCATCCATAATTCTTGGTGCTGCCTGGGCAAACGAGGCTTGGGGTGGATACTGGAGTTGGGATCCAAAAGAGGTATGGGCTCTTATAGTGTGGCTATTTTTTGGAGCCTATCTTCATGCGAGGCAGATGCTTGGATGGAAGGGTAAAAGAACGGCTTGGATGGTAGTCTTTGGTTTTATAACCGTGCTTATATGCTTCTTTGCAGTAAACCTCTTCTTCCCTGGACTTCATAGTTATGCAACAGATTAA
- the rplI gene encoding 50S ribosomal protein L9: MKVVLIKDLEGYGVFGDVINVKDGFARNYLIPRGIALPATEGNLKHVRSIISQKARKLQREKEKAQELAKKLEGFVVEITRQVGEKGKLFGSVTPQDIAQALKERGFDIDRKKVMLKNPIKDIGIYTVVLKLHPEVSVSIKVDVKPQQ, from the coding sequence ATGAAGGTAGTACTTATAAAGGACCTTGAAGGATATGGTGTTTTTGGCGATGTTATAAACGTAAAAGATGGTTTTGCAAGGAACTATCTTATACCAAGGGGTATAGCCCTGCCAGCCACAGAGGGAAATCTTAAGCATGTTAGGAGTATAATCTCCCAAAAGGCCAGAAAGCTTCAAAGGGAAAAGGAAAAGGCGCAAGAATTGGCTAAAAAGCTGGAAGGCTTTGTTGTGGAGATTACCAGACAAGTAGGAGAAAAAGGAAAGCTTTTCGGTTCAGTTACACCTCAGGATATAGCACAGGCTTTAAAGGAAAGGGGCTTTGACATAGACAGAAAAAAGGTGATGTTAAAGAACCCTATAAAGGATATAGGGATTTACACCGTTGTCTTGAAGCTTCATCCAGAGGTAAGCGTGTCCATAAAAGTGGATGTAAAACCGCAACAGTAG
- the rpsR gene encoding 30S ribosomal protein S18, producing MDVIKRSAKKTCPFCEAKKDPSYKNYEELRRFLSERGKIIGRRQTGVCAKHQRMLSREIKRARQLALLPYLIA from the coding sequence ATGGATGTAATTAAAAGGTCTGCAAAAAAGACGTGTCCTTTTTGTGAAGCAAAGAAGGACCCAAGCTATAAGAACTATGAAGAGCTAAGAAGGTTCCTTTCAGAAAGAGGTAAGATTATAGGCAGAAGGCAAACGGGCGTGTGCGCCAAACATCAAAGGATGTTATCAAGAGAAATAAAGAGAGCAAGGCAACTTGCCCTTCTACCTTACCTTATAGCATAA
- the ssb gene encoding single-stranded DNA-binding protein, whose product MLNRVIIIGRLTKDPVIRYLPSGTQVAEFVLAYNRRYMVGEEWKEESHFFEVKAYGKLADGLGTRISKGYTVVVEGRLVQDRWTDKEGKVQSKVRIVADSVRIITKPKMEGPTEEVVLKEEEAFPEDLPEKPFNSEDDEIPF is encoded by the coding sequence TTGCTCAATAGGGTCATAATCATTGGAAGGCTTACAAAGGACCCGGTTATAAGGTATTTGCCTTCCGGTACTCAAGTGGCAGAATTTGTGCTTGCCTACAATAGAAGGTATATGGTAGGTGAAGAATGGAAAGAAGAAAGCCACTTTTTTGAGGTAAAAGCCTACGGGAAATTGGCAGATGGGCTTGGAACGCGTATATCAAAAGGCTATACAGTGGTGGTGGAAGGAAGGTTGGTTCAAGATAGGTGGACAGATAAGGAAGGTAAGGTGCAAAGTAAGGTGCGTATAGTGGCCGATAGCGTTAGGATAATCACCAAGCCAAAGATGGAAGGGCCTACGGAAGAGGTGGTGTTAAAAGAAGAGGAAGCTTTTCCAGAGGACCTTCCAGAAAAACCTTTTAACTCAGAAGACGATGAAATACCTTTTTAA
- the rpsF gene encoding 30S ribosomal protein S6, whose amino-acid sequence MARRYYQTERYYESVVVFKPTLTEDEVQRRVQEIKDFIQKKGGEILHITDWGTKQLAYPIQRFNHGRYFIFHLRSEKPELPNELDFYYKISEDIIRWLNIQVKKQEVEKVAQ is encoded by the coding sequence ATGGCAAGAAGGTATTATCAAACTGAGCGCTACTATGAAAGCGTTGTGGTTTTTAAGCCCACCCTTACAGAAGATGAGGTTCAAAGAAGGGTGCAAGAAATAAAAGACTTTATACAAAAGAAAGGTGGAGAGATATTACACATAACCGACTGGGGGACAAAACAACTGGCCTACCCCATACAACGTTTCAACCATGGGAGATACTTTATATTCCATCTTAGGTCTGAAAAACCAGAACTTCCCAACGAGCTTGACTTTTATTACAAAATAAGCGAAGATATAATCCGTTGGCTAAACATACAAGTAAAAAAGCAAGAGGTAGAGAAGGTTGCTCAATAG
- the ilvD gene encoding dihydroxy-acid dehydratase, with the protein MLRSDKVKKGIERSPHRALLRACGLSDEDFDKPLIGIANSYIDIIPGHVHLREFVQPIKEEVRKAGGVPIEFNVIGVDDGIAMGHYGMHYSLPSRELIADSIETVVEAHQLDALICIPNCDKIVPGMLMAAARLNIPTIFISGGPMLAGEANGKKVDLISVFEGIGQLKAGKITERELKLIEEQACPTCGSCSGMFTANSMNCITEVLGLGLPGNGTIPAVDPRRELLARQAARQIMELLRRNIRPRDILTVEAFDNAFAVDIAMGGSSNTILHLLAVAREAGIEYDLSRINEISKRTPNICKISPASHYHIQDLDNAGGIPAILKELIRGGYLPHPDKLTVSLKTLREIAQEAPEADGEVIRRIEDPYSKEGGIAILFGNLAPEGAVVKTAGVDPKMLVFKGKAICFNSEEEAIDGILGGKVKPGHVVVIRYEGPKGGPGMREMLSPTSAIMGMGLGDKVALITDGRFSGGTRGACIGHISPEAASGGPIGIVQDGDEILIDIPNRKLELLIPEEEFKRRMENFKPIQKEVKSPWLRRYMKFVTSASKGAVLEA; encoded by the coding sequence ATGCTTAGAAGCGATAAGGTCAAAAAAGGTATAGAGAGGTCCCCCCATAGGGCTTTGCTCAGGGCCTGTGGCCTCTCCGATGAAGATTTTGACAAGCCACTTATAGGTATAGCCAACTCTTACATAGACATTATCCCCGGCCATGTGCATCTTAGGGAGTTTGTCCAGCCTATAAAGGAAGAGGTGCGTAAGGCGGGCGGTGTGCCCATAGAGTTCAATGTGATTGGCGTGGACGATGGCATTGCCATGGGCCATTATGGTATGCACTACTCCTTGCCCTCAAGGGAGCTTATAGCGGACTCCATAGAAACGGTTGTGGAGGCCCACCAGCTTGATGCTTTAATATGCATTCCCAACTGCGACAAGATCGTTCCAGGCATGCTTATGGCTGCCGCAAGGCTAAACATACCTACCATCTTTATAAGCGGTGGCCCCATGCTGGCGGGCGAAGCCAATGGTAAAAAGGTGGACCTTATCAGTGTTTTTGAAGGCATTGGCCAGCTCAAGGCTGGAAAGATAACAGAAAGAGAACTAAAGCTCATAGAAGAGCAAGCCTGTCCCACTTGCGGTAGCTGTTCTGGCATGTTTACGGCCAACTCTATGAACTGTATTACTGAAGTGCTTGGCCTTGGCCTGCCTGGCAACGGCACCATACCGGCGGTGGACCCAAGGAGGGAGCTTTTGGCAAGACAGGCAGCAAGGCAAATAATGGAGCTTCTAAGGAGGAACATAAGGCCAAGGGACATTCTCACGGTGGAGGCCTTTGATAACGCCTTTGCGGTTGATATTGCCATGGGAGGCTCTTCCAATACCATACTCCACCTTTTGGCAGTAGCAAGGGAGGCAGGCATTGAGTATGACCTTTCAAGGATAAACGAAATATCAAAAAGGACGCCCAATATATGTAAAATCTCGCCAGCTTCCCACTATCACATACAAGACCTGGACAATGCGGGAGGCATCCCTGCCATCCTCAAGGAGCTAATAAGGGGTGGTTATCTACCACACCCAGATAAACTTACAGTAAGCTTGAAAACTCTAAGGGAGATAGCTCAAGAGGCGCCAGAGGCGGATGGAGAGGTAATAAGAAGAATAGAAGACCCCTACTCAAAAGAAGGTGGTATAGCCATATTATTTGGCAACTTGGCTCCAGAGGGTGCGGTGGTAAAAACGGCCGGAGTGGACCCAAAAATGCTTGTCTTTAAAGGCAAAGCCATATGCTTCAATTCCGAAGAGGAAGCCATAGATGGCATACTGGGAGGCAAGGTAAAGCCCGGCCATGTGGTGGTTATAAGGTATGAGGGTCCAAAGGGTGGTCCTGGCATGAGGGAGATGCTTTCTCCTACCTCTGCCATTATGGGTATGGGCCTTGGCGATAAGGTAGCCCTTATAACCGACGGAAGGTTCTCTGGTGGCACGAGGGGCGCTTGTATAGGACATATCTCTCCAGAGGCTGCCAGCGGAGGGCCCATTGGTATAGTTCAAGATGGAGATGAGATACTCATAGACATACCAAACAGAAAACTGGAGCTTCTTATACCGGAGGAAGAGTTCAAAAGGAGGATGGAGAACTTCAAGCCCATACAGAAGGAAGTAAAGAGCCCATGGTTAAGAAGATACATGAAGTTTGTAACCTCTGCCTCCAAGGGGGCCGTCCTGGAAGCATAA